One Trichomycterus rosablanca isolate fTriRos1 chromosome 12, fTriRos1.hap1, whole genome shotgun sequence DNA window includes the following coding sequences:
- the hce2l1 gene encoding hatching enzyme 1.2, which yields MICFGIFFWMVMQCWSFPLQNSSVVHEAKLRIKREFSEELLSPDEMNSMDKILKANNGMTRYRSFGFREGDIAGSGLRSAITCPAQSCLWQKSVDGFVYVPYTISPLYDNMDRITIEIGMQDISSTTCVKFVPRTHQANFIDIQPKLGCWSFLGMVGGAQQISLQTPACMWSGVASHELMHALGFVHEQSRSDRDQYVTILWENIIEGQKHNFRKYETNNLNTVYDYDSVMHYGRFAFSEDGSPTIIPKPDPNIQIGQRDGPSLLDIHKINLLYNCGT from the exons ATGATCTGTTTTGGAATCTTTTTTTGGATGGTGATGCAGTGTTGGTCTTTTCCTCTGCAG AATTCCTCTGTAGTGCATGAAGCAAAGCTGAGAATCAAACGAGAATTTTCAG AGGAGTTGTTATCTCCTGATGAGATGAATTCGATGGACAAGATCCTTAAAGCAAACAATG GAATGACTCGATATAGGAGTTTTGGTTTTCGTGAGGGTGACATCGCAGGTTCTGGTTTGAGAAGTGCCATCACATGTCCAGCACAAAGCTGCCTCTGGCAAAAATCAGTGGATGGATTTGTTTATGTTCCTTATACAATCTCTCCTCTCTATG ATAACATGGACCGGATCACTATTGAGATTGGAATGCAGGATATCTCATCTACAACATGTGTGAAATTTGTCCCACGCACCCATCAAGCCAACTTCATTGATATTCAGCCAAAGTTGGG GTGCTGGTCTTTCTTGGGCATGGTGGGTGGAGCTCAACAAATTTCACTGCAGACTCCAGCATGCATGTGGTCGGGCGTGGCATCTCACGAGCTAATGCATGCACTAGGATTTGTTCATGAGCAGTCCCGCTCAGACCGTGACCAATATGTCACCATCCTATGGGAAAATATTATTGAAG GTCAAAAGCACAACTTTAGAAAGTATGAGACAAACAACCTGAACACAGTGTATGATTACGACTCTGTAATGCACTATGGCAG aTTTGCTTTCTCAGAGGATGGATCACCAACAATCATTCCTAAACCGGACCCGAACATTCAAATTGGTCAGCGAGATGGACCAAGCCTGCTTGATattcataaaataaatcttCTTTATAACTGTGGTACGTAA